The Fusarium fujikuroi IMI 58289 draft genome, chromosome FFUJ_chr05 DNA segment CATATGAGCGACCGTCCTCTACATGGTGACGAGGAAAGGTGCGTAATACAAATCCCTCAATGTAGTTCGATATTAACAAGCATTTTCTAGGTCGCCGATTTTGACTGGGAGCCCCGTCACAAGCAGTCCTGACGAGGCCATGGGAGCTCTTGGCCTGGCTCGTCTTGCGCAAGGCCAAAGCAGTGATATGAAGCCGATAGACCGCGATGCTTGGAACAAGGTGGAAAGCGGCAGCTCAAGTGCAAGCAAAAGAGGAGCTGGATCCGTCTCTGGGGCAAGCAGTCAGCCCGAAGTAACGCCCGCACGATCCAAACTACAGCACGAGCAGCCAGTATCTCAACGGACACCCCCAGGAGCTACGACTTCACACATGGACCACCAGGCAGTAGATCTCAGCGATTTGCAGAACTACCTATCGTGGGATATGTATGGAATCATGGAGATGAACGACAATGGCTTGAAGGCTGGTATAGAAGACAACGGCATGCCATCCTGGAGTACCATGTGATCACGGAGCCCATATACCAAGGACGCTATGATTGCACCAAGCGAACCAGATTCCGACGGTCATTTGAATGACCCGGATGTCATTTTTATCGATTTACGATGGAAGGAAAATGGTGACACGAGAGACTCCGGACCATCGGTCTCGGAACATCGCCCAATGATTACAATGACACCAGATGTAATGAGTATCACGCAATGCAGCGACAACCAAATGAGCTCGACAATATGGCAACGGAACGTCACGTATTGTCTTTGGCTTCAGCGTCCATTCCAGGAATTTCAAATGCGCAGGGCGTCCTGAAAAGAGCCGATGACTCTAAAGAGCACTTTCGGGCCACCGATGGCCACCACTCTATGCTATTTGCTGCATTGAGGTCTATGGGATCTCCAGCACCTGATTGGAACTCTTTGGATatcctcggggagcaagaaaacatgcgaccttaatatagggtgttaaaataaactcatcaaaaggtgtcctaaacttaggctaaaCCTATGCCAGGTTggttacctaagtctttttgtcatttaggatcaaggtcctgagttttctttcctcccctaggatATGTCTGTTTAACTTTTCTACAATGTATATGGGGgtttcttgttggtgtttgTGCTGCCTGTTCATTGTCAATATGGGGGAAACTTGGCATCGGAGCATTGGAGCATTGGGCACACAGGATGGATGCTTTAATAGATTTTCGATACCCGGTAGATATCAAGGTTGTTCTGAAGTCTTGCTAAATATCGACAAAGAAATGTGGACAGGATCCAGTGAAGGCATCGCGTCTTTGCCCTGGGCGAGCTGAACTTCCCGTTTACGGTACAAATTCGGAGCGAGCGACAGTGAAATACAAGGATTAGATCGATCGACCACGATCTGGACGCACTCCGCTCAAGATGTGGACTCGTGAGAATGACGCAGAAGCACTTTAGCAACTGACAGACTAGCCTGTTTCACCAAATGGTGCGAAAACTAACTTAGCGAACAGCTGCTGTACCGTGGGTAATGGGAAGAGTTTTTATGAAGGGAGGAATAGGCGACTCAATGATACGGACGGTTTGATTACAAGAGACAGTCTCGAGCGTTGGCTTAGAGCACGCACCAGGTAATACGTCAAGAGCTGGGACTGGAGGGGAAGAAGCAATGGCAGATGTCATGGGGAGCTTGGGCCTTACGATAAATGATAGGTAAACAACCTAATCAATTAAACCTCGGAGATCGATTACGGTAAGGTTCGTGGGGCCTCGGGGATGTCTGAGATGTGCTGCAGACGATGGGTAGCTATGGCAATGCCAGGGAACCCGCTGTTATGCTTCTTTGTTTACATGCGGAGTGAGTGGTAGTTTAGGATGTTCAGTGGTGAGAAATATAACGTCGGAAAGGATTCGAGGTACATAAGCCGGGCTGTAACAAACATCGACTatagctgcagctgcaggtGCTCTTCGCCAATCGTAGGCTGAGTTTTGAAACGATTGTTTACGAAAACCATGATTTTTACAAGACCAACCCATGGAAGAAATGGATGGTAACAACAGGTAACCCGGGTAGCTGCTGTATGTGAACATTAacttttttgtttttcttACCCCGTTACGGCATGAAAAAAATTCTGCTTGCGGCTCAGCTTTTGTTACTTTTCTTGTGATACCAACATCCACGGCCGTTTCGTCTTGTTTTTCTGCTGCTTGCGGAGTCTTGATTCGCTTATCCTGTGAACTAGATATCGCTTCTGCACATGCATGTCAACTCAACTGAACTACTGTATGCAAGGAGTTGGAGTAAGACGCCGAACACACTTGCGTAAGGATGATATACGGACCACTGCGGGTTCATGCTTGTCTGGTTAAGACCTTATGTTTGGGTGATATTGGACCCATGGGGTAAAAACAAGGAACCAACATTACCTGGGTACAAGGACGGAAGCTTTATTACTCCTCAAGGCTTAGTTAGTTAGATAGGCTAGACCGCTGGTTCAGATGTCTAAGCGAGAATAGGTACATTTGCTTGCACGTAACACTTTGATCATTCGATCTCTCCGGTGGAAACCGTCCTCAATTAAATGCCATCTTTTTTCCTGGTTCTCGCATCGCGGACGGGCCAAAAGCTGCCCGTCCGTCCCTGGAAATCAGAGGGGCCAAGGGTGCTAGATGGGATTCCCACTCCAGGCCAATCACGGGCACTGACAACTGgagctcagcagcaacaggtGATCAGCCCGCGCTTCTACAAAGCTTTCAGTGGCCTCACAGCCCTGGAACATCCCTGCCAAAAGCGAGCTTCAGCGGGGTAAGCTTGCTTGAAACACTGGGGCGCCCCGAAATAGCCCGCCAATTACACATTCCCTGTACCGGAAGGGAGGTTGCTGTAGCAACTCGCCGCTTCCTATCGTTTACCATATTGCGCCAGATGCCGCCGTGAATACTTTCATGTTATGTCGCTAGATCCTCcgtcttgaccttggacgCTCTCTTGTCTCAGCCGCTTTCAaagtctctcttttttttttctccaaCTCGTAAAACCGACCATCACGAATCCGCTTTTGCGGTGCATGGCATTTGTACTCAATTTTCGCAAACCTACCTCCCCCAACTTCGCTTTGCGCATAGGATGCTATTCCCGCCTCGACGAACTTCACTGCTCGATGACCACATGTGAGAGAAAGTAAACACCAACTGGACACACACGATTGCATTGCACACAACCCAATAAAACCGAGACTGCGAATCACGCTGCACGCATTTTTAAATACATTTTACATACGTTTATTCGCAAGCGCCTTTGTTCACCCCATTGCTTGTATATAGCATCGTTACCGATCACGTTATCCCCTGAACGGCGAAAGTCGCGATACCAAGCAAAATGGTGGACACAAGTTACCTTGCGCAGCAGGTTAACAATAGCATTGCCCAGCTGCACGGTCTCTTCGATGAGATCGGTGTCCCTGATCATGACCGCGAAGCTCGGGAATCTGAGGTATGTTTACTTGGTCGCAAAGCATATCGCAGCTCACTAACTTGAGCAGTTGTTCTCAGCATTGTCTGAAGCACTCAATAGCCAAGTGCGACTGGTCAATTcggaaaagaaggagatggtCGACGAGGCAAAGAAGATCATCACCATGATTCACCAAATGGAGGCATCGTTGGACGATTCAAAACGTCGCCGCGActacgaagacgacgacgacttgACCATCACATATCCTCTGACACAATGTCTCCAACAACTGAAGGAGAAACATATACAAATCAGTCGCCTCCACAAGGAGCGCTTCGATCAAGTCAAGAGTGCGTTCGCAGCTACAACGTTTGTCTTTCACTCACTAATATCTCTTAGAACTCGTCATGGCCCTTGAATCCTATTCCTCTCACCTTGAGCCCACCTTTGTTCAAATCCCCTTACCGCCCACAGGGCCTAACCAGTCCATCCCTCCCAACTTTGACCTTTCTTCCACCTACGtcgacaagcttgacaatGAGTTCACACGAGTATATGAGGAGTATTCTCGTCGCATCGCTACTGTTCAAGCCCTTGCCGAGCAGACCATTGGCCTGTGGGCTGAGCTTGGCATTCCCCAAGCGCAACAAGATGGTGCTATTGTCAAGTACTATCGCGATGCTCCTGAGCAACTTGGTCTGCATGAGGAAGACATCAGCCGACTCCGCTCCAAGCGCGACAGACTCtcagatgagaagaagaaccgcgagaagaagctcaaggagctcagATCTTCCGTCGAAGCTCTATGGATCAAGCTTGGTGTCGACGAGAGCGAGACCAAGCCATTCCTTAACGCGAACCGTGGCTGCGGTGTCCGACAGATCAATGAGTTTGAAGACGAGCTCGCACGATTGAACGAGCTCAAGCGTCAAAACCTCCACCTTTTCGTCGAAGATTCCCGCATCAAGCTTCAAGAACTCTGGGATGCGCTATACTTTTGCGAGGATGAGATGCTTGAGTTCACCCCTGCCTTTTCCGATGTCTACAGTGACGCTCTCCTGGAGGCCCATGAGCGTGAAATTGCCCGCCTGGAAGCTCTCAAGGAACAGCGGGCGCCCACATTGGCACTCATCGATAGACACAAGAGTTTGATCCAGGAGCGTGATGATCTCGCTGCCTCCAGTCAGGACGCATCGCGACTCATGGCACGTGGTCAGAAGGGCGAGAAGCGAGATCCTGGCAAACTGCTCCGCGAGGAAAAGATGCGAAAGCGTATCGCCAAAGAACTCCCCAAGATCACTGCCGATTTACGCAAGATACTTTCTAAATGGGAAGACGAATATGGGCGACCTTTCCTCGTGTATGGTGAGAGTTACTTGGACGAGATTGAGGCTTCTGACGGGCCAAAGAAGGGTGCACTACCGCCCCGTTCTAAGACACCCGCTGGTCCGCCTCCCTCGACCATCAAACCACCCAAGTCTGTACCAAACCGAGCTGCAACTAAGtctgctcctcctcgatctATGACCAAAACCCCAACCGCTGGCATGCCTCCCAAGCGGCCTGGACACCAAGCTACGGGTTCCATTTCTAGTATACCTGGAAGCCCTGCAAGGAGTCCATCGCGAATTCCTGCTCGAGTTCCGCTGTCAAACATGAAGCACGGAAACAACTCTCCCGAACGGCCTCGTGCTGAGTCGCGAGCTGATACCTTCCGGCCTGGTCCTCCTTTGATGCGGGCACCTCCTCCCAAGATGCGTGACCTGATGGCTCGGGGTGATCTCGAAGCTCCTATGAATCCATACAAGTCCATGGGCCTCAATTCCAGCATTGTTCGCCATGTTGAGCCTGAGGACGTGTATGATGATCGCCCTAGAACAGCGAGATCCAACTCCAACAATTCTCAGTATAGCAGCCATCCCAGCAACAATTCTCAGTTCAGCAGCCACCCAAGCAATAACTCTCAATACTATAGCGAAGAGAGCTTCCATGACCCATATTCCACCATCCGCTCACAAGGCTATCGTCCGATGGCTCCGCCGAGACAGATCTCTGGCAACTCAATGGCATCAACCAACATCTCTGGATCTGAAAACTGGGAGACATATGACGATAACAGCGAGCCTGAGCTTGACGTTTCAGATGCCTACTACGCCAAGTTAAGGGCGACTCGCAATAAACGGTTCTCACCCGAGCCAGGTCGACCCACGAGCAGTCAATCCAAGCGCATACGCGGCATACCTCCTACGGCATCATATAATGGGCCAGTGATGATTGACCAAGACGGTAACCGCATCATTTCAGGCAGTGAATGGACAGATGAGGATGCCTACTGAGCACTCCCCTGATTAACCTTCACTCAACGTTTACCCATGAATGATGTCAAACGATCGTACCATTCTGAACGATGATGGATTCACGCAAGCTTTTTTCATGACGATGCAGGCATCTCGCGACGATCTTGAGTGAGCAAGCGAACAACAGAACGCCGCAGGACCACGGCCTGTCTAGTCGCAACGTTGATGCACGACTGAATGCCTCTACGATGACGCCAGACAGTTGTCTTGTCACAGTTCCACCTCCTTTGGACATCTTTTGCCAACgagctcttcttttttcttttccaatTTTGACTTTTCTCGATAGTCACTCCTGACTAAGTTACATCTCGCCGGGCCCGACGCCAGGATTTTTTgtattctttcttcctcttttcttttcttttcttcttctagcTTGGGCGGGATATCGTACACAGGCTCCCCGCCTACAGAGTGAGGGCCTTCCAAGTGAGTACTTGCTGGCCCTAGGATAATGTGGGATGTGCATAAGGGGGTCGAGGGCGCTGGAAAACTGGATTAGGTAGGGATGGCAGGCGTCCAGGATCATTGGCGTTTAATGTATATCCTGAGTAGGTCGAGCTGCTCGACTATATTCTCAACAATGCTATTTGTCTTGATTTTGAAAGATTGTTCTTTGATATGTGAAGTTATAGTATCTGTGGTCTTTGTCAAATTGTAGAACTCTCGTCAAGACATACCGGAAGCTATCCCGTGACGGCGAAGACTAGCGTGTTTCTAGACAGAAGCGATGGGCCTACAGAAGCCTGATCGTTACTGTGTA contains these protein-coding regions:
- a CDS encoding related to microtubule-associated protein; this encodes MVDTSYLAQQVNNSIAQLHGLFDEIGVPDHDREARESELFSALSEALNSQVRLVNSEKKEMVDEAKKIITMIHQMEASLDDSKRRRDYEDDDDLTITYPLTQCLQQLKEKHIQISRLHKERFDQVKKLVMALESYSSHLEPTFVQIPLPPTGPNQSIPPNFDLSSTYVDKLDNEFTRVYEEYSRRIATVQALAEQTIGLWAELGIPQAQQDGAIVKYYRDAPEQLGLHEEDISRLRSKRDRLSDEKKNREKKLKELRSSVEALWIKLGVDESETKPFLNANRGCGVRQINEFEDELARLNELKRQNLHLFVEDSRIKLQELWDALYFCEDEMLEFTPAFSDVYSDALLEAHEREIARLEALKEQRAPTLALIDRHKSLIQERDDLAASSQDASRLMARGQKGEKRDPGKLLREEKMRKRIAKELPKITADLRKILSKWEDEYGRPFLVYGESYLDEIEASDGPKKGALPPRSKTPAGPPPSTIKPPKSVPNRAATKSAPPRSMTKTPTAGMPPKRPGHQATGSISSIPGSPARSPSRIPARVPLSNMKHGNNSPERPRAESRADTFRPGPPLMRAPPPKMRDLMARGDLEAPMNPYKSMGLNSSIVRHVEPEDVYDDRPRTARSNSNNSQYSSHPSNNSQFSSHPSNNSQYYSEESFHDPYSTIRSQGYRPMAPPRQISGNSMASTNISGSENWETYDDNSEPELDVSDAYYAKLRATRNKRFSPEPGRPTSSQSKRIRGIPPTASYNGPVMIDQDGNRIISGSEWTDEDAY